The sequence tttaaaaaaatagattaaactaataaaagaaataaaccaTAAGATGATAGTGATGTAAAATCGATACCTACTTTTCATTCTattgataattaaattaaatttagtattTGTTTACGTAtgtgagatttttttaaaaaaaattattttgactgCACCCCTACAAATTAAACAGCATGGTCCAGATAAAATTAATGCCCTCAGTTAAGCAATCATTTTCGATTTACAATAATAAATGAATGGCCATCACCCATCAGCAACctctattagaaaaatatttattctcaTGTTTTTCTCTAAATAgacaaattttaattcatgattaATGATCTAGTGGCAGATTACGTGCTCTTTTgttgacatatatatattaataatttgcgCATGGTGCATTACTGACCAGAAAGCTCCAAACAACAATTACAGTATTGGGGTGTGCTATTTGTAATTTGGGAACAGATCATATGCACAAAATATTcagaatatttatatttttttgatgtaCGGTTATTGTTAAAATCGAAAATTTTGGTGCCAAGAGATAAATCCCTCCCCACGTCACTAGCTAGTTACTATGGAACGTTAACAAATACGTTACGGGTCTCTCTTATAATTGATCCAGCAGGACCAGCACAGCACTATATTATCTTGTGGTCATCTAGAACCTATCCCGGAGGAGCAGCATAGAGTACTCACAGGCCAATTAAATATTACCACATGACGAGCGATAGTTACGtcacagcagcagcaggagcggCGGCATCGACGCACGTGCTGATATTCCCCTTTCCGGCGCAGGGCCACCTGAACTGCATGCTCCAGCTGGCCGAGCTCCTGGCGGCGGCGGACATCCACGTGACCTTCCTCAACACCGAGTACAaccaccgccgcctcctccgcagCTCCAGCGGGAACTCACTTCCGGGGAGGGGGCCGGGGCCGAAAGTCCAGTTCCGGGCCATCGCGGACGGGCTCCCCGACGACCGGGCTCGCTCGGCCGCGCGGTTGCTGGAGCTCGACGCGTCCCTGCGCGCCAGATCGAGCCAGGCGTACCGCGATCTGCTGGTGGATCTGCGCGAGGGGTCGGGCGGCCGGGCGCCGCGCGTCACGTGCGTGATCGCCGATGGGATCATGCCCTTCGCCATCGATATCGCGGAGGAACTGGGAATCCCCGCCATGGCGTTCCGTACGCCCAGCGCGTCCAGCGTGTGGGCTTATTACTGCATCCCCAAGCTCCTACAGAGCGGGGAGCTCCCCATTCCGGGTTAACaattaaacaaaacaaattagTACTACGTATCGGggcttatgtatatataatcttttaggacaaattaaattaactaaTAATATGTAGGAATAATTTTCCACGCATGCAGAGGGTGCCGACCTGGACGAGCCGATTCGAGGCCTGCCGAGCTTCTGCAGGGAGGCGAGGAGCTCCGACGACCCGATGCTGCGGTTCGTGGCCGAGGTCACGGCGCACAGCGCCCGCGCGCGCGCCTTCATACTCAACACGTGCGAGCACCTCGAGCCCTCCGCCCTCTCCAGCATCCGCGCCCGCATGCCCGTCACCTACGCCGTCGGACCCCTGCACGCCCTCCGCTCCGGATCCGAATCCGCACCCGCACGTGCGAGCCTGTGGCGCGAGGACCGCACGTGCGTGGCGTGGCTCGACGGCCAGCCGGAGCGGTCCGTCGTCTACGTGAGCTTCGGGAGCTTCGCGGTGATGTCCCGGAAGCAGTTCCTCGAATTCTGGCGCGGCCTGGTGGGCAGCGGTCGACGCTTCCTGTGGGTTGTGCGGCCGGATCTGATCGAGGAGGGGGGATGGACGGACGAGATGGAGTCCATGATCGAAGGGGCGAGGGACCGGGACCGGGCCCGGGTCGTGGGCTGGGCCCCGCAGAGGGAGGTTCTGGGCCATCGGGCCGTGGGCTGCTTTATGACGCACAGCGGGTGGAACTCGACCCTGGAGAGCATGGTGGAGGGAGTGCCGATGATATGCTGGCCGTTTTTCGCCGACCAGCAAATCAATAGCAGGTTCGTGAGCGAGGTGTGGAGAATCGGATTGGACATGAAAGACACGTGCGAACGCAGTACGGTGGAGAGAATGGTGAGGGAAGCCATGGAAGGGGACGCCGCCGATGAGCTCAGACGGTCGGCGAAGGCGACGGCGGAGGCCGTGAGGAAGAGCGTCGAGGAGGGCGGGTCGTCGTTCGCGGCCTTTCAAAGGCTGGTCCAACATATAAAATCTCTGGCCCGGCCCAATTAATGGTTTCGGGTACGATGAAACATGATATTTACTTGCCGTAACATTTGCGAATTTTAGTTTCTGGTCTTTTCAAAAATGCACTATTATATTTTCCTTATTTGACGTTGGTAATGCAGTAGCCGATATTATTACCTTTATGCATTCAGTCTAAAGATGTTGTATTGTAGCTGTTGACGTATTAATGTATTGAACCTGGCTCATCAAAAACCTTTTTGGTGTAACTCTAAAGTAGATTGCAAGTCATCAGATTTAAGTAAGAGATCAAGGTGctataaatcaaattattttaataactcaatttttcatattatttgacAACCAAAcaacaaggtttttttttttttttttttttttttttttttctgtgttgTTGATAAAGAAGATAGGGGTCCGTTTGGTTGAGTGGGCCCCAGGTAGATGTTCTGGCCCATAGGGCTGTGGTCGGCTTCTTGACCCACGGTGCTCTGAACTCGAAATTGGAGAGCATAACAGTCGGGGTGCCG is a genomic window of Ananas comosus cultivar F153 linkage group 13, ASM154086v1, whole genome shotgun sequence containing:
- the LOC109719726 gene encoding 7-deoxyloganetic acid glucosyltransferase-like, yielding MTSDSYVTAAAGAAASTHVLIFPFPAQGHLNCMLQLAELLAAADIHVTFLNTEYNHRRLLRSSSGNSLPGRGPGPKVQFRAIADGLPDDRARSAARLLELDASLRARSSQAYRDLLVDLREGSGGRAPRVTCVIADGIMPFAIDIAEELGIPAMAFRTPSASSVWAYYCIPKLLQSGELPIPEGADLDEPIRGLPSFCREARSSDDPMLRFVAEVTAHSARARAFILNTCEHLEPSALSSIRARMPVTYAVGPLHALRSGSESAPARASLWREDRTCVAWLDGQPERSVVYVSFGSFAVMSRKQFLEFWRGLVGSGRRFLWVVRPDLIEEGGWTDEMESMIEGARDRDRARVVGWAPQREVLGHRAVGCFMTHSGWNSTLESMVEGVPMICWPFFADQQINSRFVSEVWRIGLDMKDTCERSTVERMVREAMEGDAADELRRSAKATAEAVRKSVEEGGSSFAAFQRLVQHIKSLARPN